Genomic DNA from Candidatus Neomarinimicrobiota bacterium:
AATCAAGAAGCTCCCTGACAGAATCCAGCGTTTGTAAGGCTCTACCATCATCAACACCTATTCCAGCCATGACACACATGCCCTGTGGTTCTATGAATATCTGGCCTTCATCATTTTCATGACTGCCTATTTTTTCACCAAAGTGATCATAGGCTCTTAGAAACCATTTACCATCCCAGCCATGCTGTGCTACAACCTGTTCCATTTTAGACACTTCTTGTTGTACCCGCTGAGCCTCTGCAGTATCACCGATCTCCAGGCAGATTTTGGCATATTCATTACCATAGGCCACAAACATCCCAGCAATAAAAACTGATTCAGCCTTCCCCCCTTCTTTGTTCTCTGTGGTTTGAAAGGATTCGCCTGGGGTCTCTGAAAAACAATTCAGGTTGAGGCAGTCATTCCAATCGGCCCTGCCGATAAGCGGTAAGCCATGGGGACCCAAATTATGGATGACATGGTCGAAAGATCTTTTAAGATGTTCCGTCATGGGGGCAGCCAGGGAAGGATCATTTTCGAAATCCACCACTTCATCCAGAATTGATAAATCGCCAGTTTCCTTTAAATATTCACTCACGGAAAGGATCAGCCACAACGGATCATCGTTAAAACCTGACCCCACCTCATCATTACCCCGCTTGGTAAGGGGTTGATATTGGTGATAAGCACCACCATCCTTCAATTGTGTGGCGGCCAGATCCAGGATTCTCTGCCGGGCTCTTTCAGGGATTTGATGGACAAAACCGATGAGGTCCTGATTGGAATCTCGAAAACCCATTCCCCTGCCAATCCCACTTTCAAAATAGGATGCGCTGCGGGATAGATTGAAGGTGATCATACATTGGTAGGGATTCCAGATGTTCACCATGCGTTCCAGTTTCGGGTCTAGACCCCTCACTTGATATGTATTGAGTAGACCGGACCAGTGCTGTTTCAACTCCTCCAGGGCAGCATTGACCTGTCGTGAATGCTTAAACTGATGGTGCATGGCTTTGGCAATATCCTTGTTGATGATTCCAGGTCCAGCCCACTTCTCATCTTGAGGATTCTCTACATAACCCAACACAAACATGATATCTCGCGATTCCCCGGGAAAGAGCTCTATATCTATGTGATGAGAGGCTATGGGCGACCAGCCATGGGCTATAGAATTTTTAGAGGCACCTGCTGTGACTACCTCTGGTTTGTGTAGTCCGTTATATAGACCAAGAAAGGCTTCCCGATCGGTGTCAAAACCAGTCATTGGATCACTACTGGCATAAAAGGCGTAATGATTCCGCCGTTCTCTGTACTCGGTTTTATGGTAGATAATCCGCTCTTCTACTTCAACCTCTCCCGTGCTAAGGTTGCGTTGAAAATTAGTGGCGTCATCCTGGGCATCCCATAATGCCCATTCTACAAAGCTGAAAAGCTTCAGTTTCTTGGGCACACTGCCCTTATTCTTTAGCGAAATACGCTGAACTTCGCCCTTGAAACCAAGGGGAACGAGATGGGTGACCTCGGCTCTCACTCTATTTCTCTCACCAGCGATGCTGGTATAACCCAAGCCATGGCGACAAGAATAATTTTCTAGTGAGGCCTGAACAGGTTGCCAACCTGGATTCCAAATATCATCGCCATCTTTGATATAGAAGTAGGTTCCGCTTTGATCCAGGGGAACATT
This window encodes:
- a CDS encoding glycosyl transferase, with product MKYGYFDDERREYVITDPKTPWPWINYLGTEDYFRLISNTGGGYAFYQDAKLRRITRYRYNNVPLDQSGTYFYIKDGDDIWNPGWQPVQASLENYSCRHGLGYTSIAGERNRVRAEVTHLVPLGFKGEVQRISLKNKGSVPKKLKLFSFVEWALWDAQDDATNFQRNLSTGEVEVEERIIYHKTEYRERRNHYAFYASSDPMTGFDTDREAFLGLYNGLHKPEVVTAGASKNSIAHGWSPIASHHIDIELFPGESRDIMFVLGYVENPQDEKWAGPGIINKDIAKAMHHQFKHSRQVNAALEELKQHWSGLLNTYQVRGLDPKLERMVNIWNPYQCMITFNLSRSASYFESGIGRGMGFRDSNQDLIGFVHQIPERARQRILDLAATQLKDGGAYHQYQPLTKRGNDEVGSGFNDDPLWLILSVSEYLKETGDLSILDEVVDFENDPSLAAPMTEHLKRSFDHVIHNLGPHGLPLIGRADWNDCLNLNCFSETPGESFQTTENKEGGKAESVFIAGMFVAYGNEYAKICLEIGDTAEAQRVQQEVSKMEQVVAQHGWDGKWFLRAYDHFGEKIGSHENDEGQIFIEPQGMCVMAGIGVDDGRALQTLDSVRELLDCEHGIMLNQPAFTSYKLNLGEISTYPPGYKENAGIFCHNNPWITIAETKIGRGSRAFETYSKIAPAYLEDVSEVHRAEPYVYSQMIAGMDSAKPGEAKNSWLTGTASWNYYAISRFILGVQPDYDGLIIDPCIPGEWESYSVERKFRGARYRIAINNPEHLEKGEVVLTIDGQALEGNKIPVMAANNTYQIIATITK